In Exiguobacterium sibiricum 7-3, a genomic segment contains:
- a CDS encoding FTR1 family iron permease: MDFQAFLITLRECLEAVLIVGLILGYLDRLNAPQYKKWVYAGVGLALLASLGVAFLFQVVFTSFASFGSDTYLRLGIMIISVFLLTHMVLWMGKEAKENQQASQAKVAAAVSTGSAITMIVHSFLVIVREGIETVFFFAAISGGEIEKVLTSYGAVSGLLLALIFGYLFVSGTMKIPVKRFFQVTGVLILFIAAGMLVQTIGRFQDLGLLGSLLTNADGTPAALYNIVAFMPEHYIDQVQYLRDTGNTTLISGQIGTFMGAMFGYSHNPSIEQVFAWWGYFAFAGFMLMRQNRAPKTVKKLKEVS, encoded by the coding sequence ATGGATTTTCAGGCGTTTTTAATCACCCTTCGCGAATGTCTCGAAGCCGTCTTGATCGTCGGCTTGATTCTCGGTTATCTCGATCGGCTCAATGCACCACAATATAAAAAATGGGTCTACGCCGGTGTTGGACTTGCCTTACTCGCGAGTTTAGGTGTCGCCTTCTTGTTCCAAGTCGTCTTTACGAGTTTCGCAAGCTTCGGCAGCGATACGTATTTGCGTCTTGGGATCATGATCATCTCTGTTTTCCTCTTGACCCATATGGTGCTTTGGATGGGCAAGGAGGCAAAGGAAAACCAGCAGGCCTCGCAAGCGAAAGTCGCTGCCGCTGTCTCGACCGGCAGTGCGATTACAATGATCGTCCATTCGTTCCTTGTCATCGTCCGGGAAGGAATCGAAACGGTTTTCTTCTTCGCTGCGATTTCAGGTGGTGAAATCGAGAAGGTTCTGACCAGCTACGGTGCTGTCTCCGGTCTCCTGCTCGCCTTGATTTTCGGTTACCTGTTCGTTTCCGGTACGATGAAGATTCCCGTCAAACGCTTTTTCCAAGTGACAGGCGTCTTGATCTTGTTCATCGCTGCCGGCATGCTCGTCCAAACGATTGGCCGATTCCAGGATCTTGGGTTGCTCGGCAGTCTGTTGACGAATGCGGACGGTACACCGGCCGCCCTTTATAACATCGTGGCTTTCATGCCGGAACACTATATCGATCAAGTCCAGTATTTAAGGGACACCGGCAATACGACATTGATCAGCGGTCAAATCGGAACGTTCATGGGGGCGATGTTCGGCTACAGCCATAATCCCTCCATTGAGCAAGTTTTCGCCTGGTGGGGATACTTCGCCTTTGCAGGTTTCATGTTGATGCGTCAAAATCGCGCGCCAAAAACCGTCAAGAAACTGAAGGAGGTCTCGTGA